Below is a genomic region from Kwoniella shivajii chromosome 10, complete sequence.
AGATATCAGTGGATGGTCACCGATAAATCACCGACTAACCCCTCCCATTTCACCCCCCGATTGCCCAATCGAGGCTCATCGCTTTCCTCTGCATCACCAATTGTTTCCTGTCAAGTATCGACGACACAATTCACGCTTTCGTCATCTCCTACACAAATTTTTGCATCATATTATATGATGACCCCTACCTCTCTTTCAGTTTCGCCATCACCTTCGTCGTCGCCATCCAGTCCTAATCAGAAAGAAAGTTTACTCACTCtcattttcccttcctctggtctcttcttgaatttgactCCCAAATCATCGAACCTCTTACAGGCCGCTTCAAGATCGTCGACTGTGATTGCGATATGACCAAATCCACGTCCCGGTTCATCGTTTCCTGATGCATAGCCTTTGAAGCTAGCGTCAGATTCTACCATTACCAACCAAGGAAAATGCATTGTCAGTTTGAATCTCCTCAGTCCGATCTCATTAAAACAATTGCTTTATTCACCTGTACCCCAATTATGACATAATTCCAATACACCTTCTCTGTTCAATTGCATTTTagccttttcctcttttgatgCATTCGCTTTATCCTCAAATCCAGCTGGGAAAGCCAAGCTATACACATCATCACAGTAAAACAGATGATATCAGCCAAGCTACCATAGAATACCTCATCTGAAGATATTATCTATTTGCTGAATTGAGGTCACTCACAAGTAATTGGTGAAATCACCTCCGGGAGATTCCTTGAACATTTCCATACCTAATACATTCTCAtaaaaaggtaaagatacTTTGGGATCTTTAATCCTGAACATTGTATGGTTGAATTTGTATGTCGCTGTGTTGGTAGTTGTACTTGACATCCTGATTGATCTGTTTGCTGTTGTTTGTCTGATAGTGTTGTATATTGATTGTCTGATAGGTGATATCATCTGTTTTTATCTGTGAGACAATGAAAGAATAACagaatggagatgagatgacaTTCGATGGTCTATATATACGTGTACTAAGGGGGG
It encodes:
- a CDS encoding lactoylglutathione lyase; this translates as MSSTTTNTATYKFNHTMFRIKDPKVSLPFYENVLGMEMFKESPGGDFTNYFLAFPAGFEDKANASKEEKAKMQLNREGVLELCHNWGTESDASFKGYASGNDEPGRGFGHIAITVDDLEAACKRFDDLGVKFKKRPEEGKMRHTAFIYDPDGYWVEIIGQTKL